GATCACGGTCGATGTCTCTCGCTTCTCTGACAGCTTGGCAGAGCTCTACTCCAACTTAGCGAAGCCGATTCTGGACATGGTTATATACAACTACTCACTGTCGAAGAGCGTGGGAGGCGAAGGCCTATTCATCATGAGTCTCTTGGTCCAGTTGTCTGCTAATATTATGCGGGCGCTGACGCCGCCATTTGGAAAATATGTCGCTGATGAGGCGCGTCTGGAGGGAGAATTCCGGTTCCTCCATTCAAGACTGATTGACTACAGTGAGGAGGTGGCCCTCTATCACGGCCAAGAGGCCGAGAAGGACACCCTGGACAAGGGGTACTTCACACTCATTAAGCACGTCAACCGGATATTACGAAGACGATTATATCACGGATTCATGGAGGATTTTGTCATTAAATATTTCTGGGGAGCTCTAGGCTTGATCTTGTGTAGCATGCCCGTTTTCTTCCGCATCCCCGGCCAAATCACGCAGACTATGGCAGACCGCACAGAAAGTGAGTTTTGGCCCACGAACATCTTGCCTCCGTCGAAACTGACAGGAATAAATAGGCTTTGTCACAAACCGCAGAATGCTACTGTCCTCATCGGACGCCTTTGGCCGTCTCATGTTCTCCTACAAAGAGATCTCAGAACTTGCCGGTCACACAGCACGAGTCTCATCTCTTCTCGAGGTCATGGAGGACCTGCAAGCCGGACTTTTCGAGAAGAAGCTCGTCTCCTCGGCATCCACCGAGGAAAACGCCGCCGTTCTGTCCGGCCGCGGAGAGGTTGAGGAAGCCGACTCGATTGAATTCACCGACGTCCCCATTGTCTCCCCCAACGGCGACGTTCTGGTCCGCAAGCTCTCCTTCACCGTGCACCCAGGcgaccatctcctcatcgtcggccCCAACGGCTGCGGAAAATCCTCCCTCTTCCGCATCCTAGGCGGCCTCTGGCCCGTCTACGGCGGCAAAGTCAAGAAGCCCCGCTTCGACGAGATCTTCTACATCCCACAACGCCCCTACCTGTCCCGCGGCACTCTGCGACAGCAGGTGATCTACCCGGACGGCGTGCGCGAAATGCGCGCCAAGGGCGTCACAGATGCAGACCTATATGAGATCCTGTCCATCGTGGAGATCGCCTCGGTCGTCGACCGGCCGGGCGGCTGggacgccgaggaggaatggCGCGATGTCCTCTCCGGCGGGCTCCAGCAGCGCATCGCCATGGCGCGACTCTTCTACCACCGTCCCAAATTTGCTATCCTAGATGAATGCACCTCCTCCGTCACCCTTGAAATCGAACGGGTCATGTACGAGACCGCGAAGAAGCTGGGCACCACCCTCATGACGGTCTCGCATCGCCGCAGTCTCTGGAAGTACCACAAGAAGATCCTGCAGTTTGATGGCCAGGGCGGCTATATCTTTACCGGGCTGGACTGGGAGCGCAGACTGCAGTTGGAAGAGTAAGTCTATGTGATAACCTATTTCTTTCCTACGTGATGCTGACTAGAATTGTCGTCACAGcgagaaagaagaattgGACCTTCATCTTCGTGCAGTTCCGGAGCTACAGCGTCGTTTGGCGGAGTTGACTGCTGCATAGATTCATTGTTGGGTTGTACATAGCATATTTGACTATTATGGTGCTTTGACTCGTTTCTTGATATAAATCATACCGACGTTCGATTTCATACTTCTGTTTGATTGCGATACTCTGCAAACTGAGCGTACTTGCATTTCTATTCGTGGTGGATGGGTGTATTTGTTGGTCTTTAGCCACGCCTGTTCATGTGTGGTTTCCTATCTGGCATATCCAGCTGATTGGATCAGAAAATGAATCAAAAGAATTCATGCAATAATCAAAAATCGTAAAGTGAGCCTATTGGCCACGACAAATCTACTCAGTCGTGGTGCAGTTAATCATCTCTGATTTCCAAAGGCTCAATGTTCCAGATACTATCTGCATACTCACTGATCACCCGATCAGTAGAGAAGAATCCCATCCGTGCCACGCTAGTGATGGACTTAGCTATCCATTCATCTTGGTTCTTGAACGCTTCATCCACAATCTCCTGCGTTGTGATGTATGAATTGAAATCGTCAGAGACCAGATAGTAGTCACCATGTTCGGCAATTGCGGACATGAGCGCAGAGAAGTTGCTGGCGTCACCAAACATATCGCTGCGGATCGCCTCGAAGACCTTGGACAGTTGAGGATCGAGCTGGAAATCGCCGTAGAAGTGGCGATGACGGAGctcctcaacatcctctGCCAGTGTCCCGAACAAGAAGATATTTTGCTCCCCAATCTCACGCGTAATTTCGATCTGTAAGGCCCCAGTTAGCAGCATGTCGAAGAGGGTAGATCGAGTCAGACTTACATTAGCGCCATCACAGGTTCCGATGATCAAACCCCCGTTAAGAACAAACTTCATGTTACTGGTCCCGCTGGCTTCTGTGCCTGCAGTGGAGATATGTTCACTAATGTCTGATGCAGGACAGATGATTTCGGCCTTGCTGACATTGTAATCTTCAATGAAGATGACTTTCAGAAGATCACCGACATCGGCATCGTTGTTGACAACTGCCGCAACTCTGTTAATCAGGTGAATTATAGTCTTAGCCATCCAGTAACCTGGTGCAGCCTTCCCGCCAAAGATAGACACTCGGGGCACGagtttctccttctcttcccgcgACATGGCTTTGATGATCAAATAGCGATGGATGACACCGAATATATTGAGCTGCTGGCGCTTGTACTCGTGGATTCGCTTTACTTGGACGTCGAACAGGGCGTTCGGATTCACGCTGTAGCCCGTGGTGTCTTTGATATGCTTAGCGAGTCGCAGCTTGTTGGCAGTCTTGATCTCCGACCATTCTGCTCGGAAGGCCTTGTCATCAACATAAGCTTCGAGCTGATCGAGAAGTGTCAGGTCTTTCAAGAAGTCATAGCCCCCAAGCTTCGAAGCAATCAAGTCAGATAGGCGCGGGTTGGCCTGGTGGAGCCAGCGCCGAGGAGTGATTCCGTTGGTGACGTTGGTAAATTTGTCTGGTCCATAGATTTTCACAAAGTCTTTAAAGATTGTCGTCTTGATCAAATCCGAGTGCAGTTCAGCAACACCGTTGACCTTGTGCGATCCAATGATGGCGATGTGTGCCATTCTGACCATCTTGGGGTGTGATTCCTCGATAATGGATACGCGGGACAGCATTTCCCTATCGCTGGGAAACCTTTTTTCCACGGACTGCAAAAAGAACAGGTTAATGTCGTAGATAATCTGGAGGTGCCTGGGCAGTAGGTTCTGCATCAGAGGCACAGACCATTTTTCCAACGCTTCCGGCAGGACAGTATGGTTTGTGTAGCCAAAGGTCTTTGTTACTATTGTCCACGCTTCGTCCCACTCGAGGCCCTCCTGATCTATCAGTATGCGCTGCAACTCAACGATAGCAAGCGTAGGGTGGGTGTCATTGAGCTGGATTGCAACCTGCTCTGGGAACTTGCTCCATGCTCTCTTTGTCTTCTTAAACCTCCGGACAATGTCATAGAGCGAGGCAGCGCACCAGAAGTACTGCTGCTTCAGTCTCAactcttttcctctctctAGGTTGTCGTTGGGATAAAGCACCGCTGAGATAGTCTCTGCACGCTGTTGGTCCGCGACTGCACTCTCGTAGTCACCGGCATTGAACTTCTGGAAATCGAACTCCCCACTGGCTGCCTTGCTCGACCACAGTCGGAGGTTGTTCGTCGTGCGAGTCCCATATCCTGGGATCGGGACATCGTAGGCCACAGCTTGAACAGCTTCACCGTCCTGCCAGGAGTGGATGGTCTTGCCGTTCTCATCTTGGTACGTTCTTACCCAACCGTAGAATTGGATATCAACAGTGATATCGTGTCGAGGGAATTCCCAGGGGTTGAAATCAAGCCAGTAGTCAGGAATCTCAACCTGATAGCCATCCACAATCTCCTGTTTGAAGATACCGTATCTGTACCGCAATCCGTAGCCCCAGGCTGGATAGTTCAGTGTCGCCATACTATCAAGGAAGCACGCGGCCAGACGCCCCAAGCCTCCGTTTCCCAGAGCGGCATCATGCTCTTGGTTGATGACGTCCTCAATTCGAAAACCAAGGTCCTTCAAACCCTCTTTTTTCCGAAATCAGCTATTACTTTCGAGTTTGACGGTCCGGCAAGGCGAAGGCCTACCTCGGGCAGCATCCTTCATCCCAACATTAAGCATCGCATTGTCTAATGCTCTGCCCATGAGAAATTCAAGAGAAAGGTCTACATATTATTTAGCAAAATTTCACGAGGTAGATCGGGACGTCCAAGCAGTAGCACCTACAATAGACCCTCTTCTGGTCGGCGAAAGATTGACGCTGCTGCGTTTTATTCCACTCAATGATCAAGCGATCTCTGAAAGCGAGCGCGGTGCCCGAATACGCGGCCCTGGTTGAAATTAGACATATACTAATGTGAGTCGAGTAAAGATGAGCTCACAATTCATCGCAATTGTATAGGGACCGTGCCAGTGTGGTTTCCACATGCCGGACCAGTTCTTTCTGTGGCAAATGATTAGCCCACTATGCTCATGCACCGATTGCTCCCGCGGAAAACACACCTCAAACTCATCCTTATTCGAGAAACCTGTAGCAGACTATCACAATAACCATCAATGAATCCCCTTGGCCAAACGATCAATAGGCCTGCTCGCTTACATGTTTTTTCCATCTGAATCAGCGTCGAGAAACATCAGTGACACAATAACGTCAATGGAGCGAAAAGAACACACTTACGCTTCTCTCAATGGCTCTGGAATACTGGCCTCAACGCTCTTGATTTCTGCAGGTCCAAAACCAGTGTAGGTGCGCTTGTGCTTCGGACGGCTGAAGCCAGGACCGATGGGGCCTTGGAGGGGCATCGGAGCTCCGACAGAGGGCTTCCTCTCGCGACGTTCACTGGACATCGTGAATGAGGGAAGAATTACCAAAGAATTGGGGACAGGAGGATGGCAGCTttattgatgatggtggaGCTGCAGGACACCGCCAAATCTGGAAGTGGACGAAGTTTATAATCGCCGCAGTTGGTATAAGACTCTAGAATTGTACGAGGTAACGAATAAAGGCCTCTGTATAAAAGCAAGACTTAAGAAGAAGGATCGTCCGAGCGACCAGGAATCTAAGGATGGGAAGGTATGCTAGAGTGGTGGAAAGGAGGGGTTGTttaagaaggggaagaggggaagagaaaagacgtagagaagagaggagaagaggtcATGGCTTTCAACCAAATGAGGTCAGACGGAAACAGGAACAGAAACACTGAGACAACAGGGTATACGACCGGGATAGAGACGCCTTGGGTTGATCTGTTGTAAGACTTGACGGTACATCAATGATGGGGGTGGTGGGGTTTGAGAGAGTATCACCTAAGGTTTACCGCGAATGAAACAACCGTCAGTCATCTCAGAGGAGCCAAGATATTTCTGATAGTAGTTACTGGAGTACTGGAAAGTAACTGGAAGCACTTCATTTACCTCGACAAGGTACATTAAGGGAAACAGACGTTATCATAGGTAGTGTACCGGTCCACTAGGTGGAACTGCAAAGGGACACACGTGAGCCTCCAATAGAACTCTAGACCGTCATGGACTGTTACCACCAGCACGAGCTTCTACCAATAACAATCCATGGCAGATAGGACGTGCACCTTGCAGGAGCTTGTGAGATCCTGTTTTTATAACATCTTGGGCACTCGGACGGTATCTAATGTGGGGAATGGTACGGTGCTGAACGGATTGACTCGGAAAAGAGAGTGTGATAACTTGTACTATGAGAGTTGTAAGAGCGAGGGGGAGAGTGATTCAGCACCCACTGAGTAGCGATTTCTTCTGTTCAAGAGGGGGAAAAAGGGCCCACCGTTATGCTCTACCTGGAGTACCCCGTTGCTACATAGGGAGCTATGACGCCTACACCAATCTTATCAGCATATGGTGGGGAACCATTGAATCTAAAGGACATGAAGGAACGTTCATGAGGAACCAACCTTATCCACCGTGCGACCGGAAAATTGCTCGTTTTCGGTCGCTCGGTGAACTTAAAGAAACGCTCACCCTAGCTCAACAAAGTGGCTTCGGAAGAGGACACTCTCGACGTGTAAGGTAGGCCCCCCTCTTTGAGGAGTGTTCACCAGATCATATCATCTCGACTCCGGGAGGTGGAGATCCCCGCATAATAATGGAGTACGTGCGTACCTAGTAGACGTTCAGGCAGGGCAGGCCCAATGGATCGATGATCTTGTAGTCACCGTAGAGTATGCTCGGGCCCCCAATCAATGTTCGCTGGGACCAAATATAGAATTCTCAGTATGTTGAAGAATTTTGATGTGGTATTAGTATATATCATCTCAAATACAGTCAAATGAGCCTTGTTTCTAATTAGCAACCGAGGCTCTCGTAGATCGCCACCTCATATGTCAGAACAATGTTGGCTTCTGAGGGACGACTGATATTCCTCTCAAAGATAAGTCTCATCTCTTCACATAACGACGGACTGGCTTTATTTATCTCAGCGTTGTGTCCAACGACCATGCAGAGGCAGCTTAGGTAGGCGTGCGAAGAGTGGTCAGATCTCCGTCGCACATAGAGATGGACTGACCAGCAATGAGGGGATAAGGATCATTCTCAagagtaaaaaaaaaaaaattagGCCAATGCAAAGAGATGCTGCAAGCACTATAAACACAAAAGAAGATATCGAGAGGGTCGTCGGCAATTGAAACGAAGTAGACCGCCGTCAATgcatgaagaggaagacccAGAAGCCAAAGGTGAGACGTAGCGGTCAAAGTAGATAAAAATGTCTGAAAGCATGAAACAATGATAGTATGAGGCTTCACACTTGATATATGCAAATCGTGCCGTGGCCGCCAACTTTTCACTGAAGGTAATATGTCGCATCAGATCCCAAAAGCAAACCAAGAGCTAATCGTCGTCGACCGAATGCAGCGAAAGATTGCTGCCCATGAAAAAAAAGCCACCGAAAACCAAAAAGAAACACCATGCCACAAATGTCCAGAAAAAAGTATGACCCAGCCCAGCGCCTGTCACAATGACGCGAGACAAGAATAGCAGAGCACAACAACGCCTATGCATTCAGCCAAACATGAGAGAGTATCGAGATGAAGAACGGGGGATTGGAACGAGAATTAAAGCAGAGTCGTAGCCGTGAgttggtggaggtggtgTCTTTGGCGATGAAGCTCGTCATAGGAAGTCGGGAACAATGATGGAACGATTGGAATGATCGAAGAAGCGATTGAGAAAGATCACAAGATACCTGAATCTTTCAGGGCATTTTGTAATATTGTTTCCTTGACTGCAGCGAACACTAGACGAATATTCGTGGTATCCGTTGCTTGAGTCAAACTGTCATGAGGTCAACTTAGTTTGTCAAACTCCCTGAGCTGGGCCTACTGGCCCCAAGAAGGTACTTACTGTGGATATAGGTTCAGGTGTGCTCGGTTGACCTGGTTAAATCTCCACAGGAGATACTTGGCAGCCCGGTTCACATCATTACCGCCAGAGTAATCGGGAAAGTAGTTACTCAGGGGCGAACGGGGCAATTTCTGTCGAAAGAGATCCACTTTGTTGAGGAAAAGAATAATACTTGTTCGCATGAACCATCGTGAATTAACGACAGAGTCAAAAAGAACCAGGCTTTCCATCATTCGATTCTTGAAAGATGGTTAACAAAGAAAGCCATAGTTCAGTAAATACAGTAATGACTTACTTGATTGCTCTCTTCTAGCAGTACTTGATCGTACTCACTCAATGCCACACAGAAAATGATCGACGTGACGTTCTCGAAACAATGGATCCATTTTTTTCGCTCGCTGCGCTGTCCACCGACATCGAACATACTACGGACTCGTTAGTAGCCTAGACTAGGGACAGGGACAATATTTTGGAAGACAGTCGCATACTGTATGCTGAGCTGGCCCATTGTAAATCTTGTCTCATAGATACCTGTCGTCTTTGTTCGAGCTCGGAGGACGTCCGCCACGTTCGGAATATAATCAGGCGCCGCTATGCGCTTCGCTTCTTCAAAGAAACTAATCGCAGATTGGGTTAATGTGCATATCTCTAGGAAGGCAAAGAATGAACGTACTATGGCGCAGAATCCATCAGGTAAAACTCATTCTGATGCTCTAACGCAGTGGACGTGCATGGATCATTCCAGAGATAGGTGACCGCATCTCCAATTCGAGGATCTAGAGGCGTGTTTGGATCCGGGTCAATATTGTATTCAGAAAGGAACTCGATGAATTCGCGGACTTTGGGACTCGTTGGTTGGAGGTTGAATTGGTGGTAAGCTCCAATGAGAGCTTTGGCGCAATCTAGGAGATTTTTGTAGATCGTTAAACGATATAACGCAAGTTCCTCCACTGTGTAGCCGTTTTGATGAATGATTTTCATTTGCTTGACAATTGTAGATTTCCCGCTCTCTCCGGACCCTGTCGCAAATCAAAGGAAAGCTCCCGTTAGCCCACGGCACAATCACCATTATTATACTCAGAGAAATCCAGAACTGACCCAGCAGAAGTATCTTGCATTCTCTCCGTAGTCGCCTGGAATCCTCCTCTAACCGGCGATCAATGGCCTGACTTCGTTTCTTTTGTTCCGCATCCCCTGGTGACTCTGTGCTGAAACATGACCCCATTTTCGACAAGGTTATGTGTTATGTATAGAACAGCGGAAAGGCCTAAAGCATTAGCTGCAGCAGAGGTAAGCGGCATCAATTTACGAGACACTGACACCCGAGACACTCGGGGTAGGACTCATGTACTAGGCAGCCTCTTGCGCGCAACCCCTATGGCGTTGAAACCGACTCTTGGATTCTAGGTATACAGGCAATCGGGGTTCAGCGGGCAAGTAACGTTCGACGATGGTTGCGACCgacaagaggaggatgaagagtaAGTTGAACGCGGTATAGAGAGTTGTAGGGCAACGGCGAGCAGTTCCAGTCTTCGTGAAAGGCGCAAGAAGCGAGCACAGAGTAAAGACCGTCAGGCTGTGGGACGGCAGTGATGACTCGTGACGCAGGTAATAAGGCTAAGGAAAATGTTGCTTCGGTCGGTGAGGGAAGAGCCCAAGCTCCTATCGCTTTTACTCCGCGAATAGACTGATTGGGATGAGGGGTGACAGGACTCGATTGCGGAGCAGACAGGTGTGTGAGAGTGACGAACCGACGCTAAAAAGGGTAGTCGAGGTCGATCGGGAAGAGTGGATGGAGAGCGGATCTCAAAGTGAGATCATGTAAGCAATCAAGATGGGTTGACGGCGAAGTACTAAGAATGATGGTAAGGCAATTGGTACAGGGTATTATACCAAGGTATCTGCAATAATGGTAGATGTCTTAACGTGATAGACAACTAAGATCTGATATATTAAGCGTACGTTTGGAGTGGCTTTGGAGAATCAGTATCAGGGTATAACGACCCAGTTGTGGGTATTCCAAATCGTCATGTAGACAGGTTGAAGTGGAGATagtagaggaggagagcCTGAGAAGGAGTTGAGTGGGTAATTATTGGTAAAAACGTGGATGGGCGAAGCTTACGGGGTACTAGTAGGTAATGGTTTGTCTACCGCGCCAGGTAAAAGTCTGACGGTCACTTCAAGGTAAGATCG
The DNA window shown above is from Aspergillus fumigatus Af293 chromosome 1, whole genome shotgun sequence and carries:
- the glpV gene encoding glycogen phosphorylase, whose product is MSSERRERKPSVGAPMPLQGPIGPGFSRPKHKRTYTGFGPAEIKSVEASIPEPLREAWKKHSATGFSNKDEFEKELVRHVETTLARSLYNCDELAAYSGTALAFRDRLIIEWNKTQQRQSFADQKRVYYLSLEFLMGRALDNAMLNVGMKDAAREGLKDLGFRIEDVINQEHDAALGNGGLGRLAACFLDSMATLNYPAWGYGLRYRYGIFKQEIVDGYQVEIPDYWLDFNPWEFPRHDITVDIQFYGWVRTYQDENGKTIHSWQDGEAVQAVAYDVPIPGYGTRTTNNLRLWSSKAASGEFDFQKFNAGDYESAVADQQRAETISAVLYPNDNLERGKELRLKQQYFWCAASLYDIVRRFKKTKRAWSKFPEQVAIQLNDTHPTLAIVELQRILIDQEGLEWDEAWTIVTKTFGYTNHTVLPEALEKWSVPLMQNLLPRHLQIIYDINLFFLQSVEKRFPSDREMLSRVSIIEESHPKMVRMAHIAIIGSHKVNGVAELHSDLIKTTIFKDFVKIYGPDKFTNVTNGITPRRWLHQANPRLSDLIASKLGGYDFLKDLTLLDQLEAYVDDKAFRAEWSEIKTANKLRLAKHIKDTTGYSVNPNALFDVQVKRIHEYKRQQLNIFGVIHRYLIIKAMSREEKEKLVPRVSIFGGKAAPGYWMAKTIIHLINRVAAVVNNDADVGDLLKVIFIEDYNVSKAEIICPASDISEHISTAGTEASGTSNMKFVLNGGLIIGTCDGANIEITREIGEQNIFLFGTLAEDVEELRHRHFYGDFQLDPQLSKVFEAIRSDMFGDASNFSALMSAIAEHGDYYLVSDDFNSYITTQEIVDEAFKNQDEWIAKSITSVARMGFFSTDRVISEYADSIWNIEPLEIRDD
- the gpaB gene encoding guanine nucleotide-binding protein subunit alpha gpaB, which encodes MGSCFSTESPGDAEQKKRSQAIDRRLEEDSRRLRRECKILLLGSGESGKSTIVKQMKIIHQNGYTVEELALYRLTIYKNLLDCAKALIGAYHQFNLQPTSPKVREFIEFLSEYNIDPDPNTPLDPRIGDAVTYLWNDPCTSTALEHQNEFYLMDSAPYFFEEAKRIAAPDYIPNVADVLRARTKTTGIYETRFTMGQLSIHMFDVGGQRSERKKWIHCFENVTSIIFCVALSEYDQVLLEESNQNRMMESLVLFDSVVNSRWFMRTSIILFLNKVDLFRQKLPRSPLSNYFPDYSGGNDVNRAAKYLLWRFNQVNRAHLNLYPHLTQATDTTNIRLVFAAVKETILQNALKDSGIL
- a CDS encoding ATP-binding cassette long-chain fatty acid transporter PXA2, which produces MAAQSKLLPPERSIRQILSSLSSLYLRHRKQISRTVYLALFVALVKRVHNAISEQKAASRSQVDLRKRPGTSSLGDGDEPPRKRVEVNREFFRNLLRLLKIVIPGWKSKEFRLLIGHSVFLVLRTMLSLYVAELDGRLVSSLVRGKGKDFLLGLTWWMIVAVPATFTNSMLSYHQCKLALSYRKRLTDYIHDKYLSNMTFYAISALDDRVKNPDQLITVDVSRFSDSLAELYSNLAKPILDMVIYNYSLSKSVGGEGLFIMSLLVQLSANIMRALTPPFGKYVADEARLEGEFRFLHSRLIDYSEEVALYHGQEAEKDTLDKGYFTLIKHVNRILRRRLYHGFMEDFVIKYFWGALGLILCSMPVFFRIPGQITQTMADRTESFVTNRRMLLSSSDAFGRLMFSYKEISELAGHTARVSSLLEVMEDLQAGLFEKKLVSSASTEENAAVLSGRGEVEEADSIEFTDVPIVSPNGDVLVRKLSFTVHPGDHLLIVGPNGCGKSSLFRILGGLWPVYGGKVKKPRFDEIFYIPQRPYLSRGTLRQQVIYPDGVREMRAKGVTDADLYEILSIVEIASVVDRPGGWDAEEEWRDVLSGGLQQRIAMARLFYHRPKFAILDECTSSVTLEIERVMYETAKKLGTTLMTVSHRRSLWKYHKKILQFDGQGGYIFTGLDWERRLQLEDEKEELDLHLRAVPELQRRLAELTAA